In Akkermansia muciniphila, the DNA window CGGATCATTCCACCAGCCCGATTGTTTGGCGGCTTCATTGCTGGACGCCAGCTTCAGGCGTGCCTTGTTCAGGTCCGGATTCATGACCAGGCCGATCTGGCGTGCCTGGTTCCGGGTGACGGAGGTGTGTGAGTCCACGCGGGACGCCTCTTTCCAGGAGGCTTCCTCCGCGTTCAGGTCAATGGGGGCGCTATGGTAGACGCTGCATGAGCTGAGGAAGGCGGTCAGGCCGAGCCCAGCGAAAAATGGTATGGATTTCATGATGAAAAAGAAAATGGAGATAGTTCGTCTCAATCAGGTTTGGACAATGCGGCAGATCATTCTGCGGAAACAAACAAGGCCGGACGCAATTAAAAAGTAGCGTTCAGCTGGAAACGTCCCGGGACGTTCCTGAAAAAGGGACCGTTAAATCAGCAGGGGAAGCTGAAAGCCTTCATGTACCGGGCCGTCGTCCCTGAAGGGGTCGGGGGTATCCGGTATGGCGGAATCCGATGTTTGGCTTGTTAAAAGAAGAGGCTGCGCCAGATGGTGGAAATCCGGTAACGTCTGCCAGATGATGCAGGGCTGGGGAAGCGGCGCGTGAAGGACGGGCAGCGCCAGGCCGTCAATTTCCAGCCGCTGGTGCTCGCAGAGGTGCCCGGCCAGGGGGCTGGAAGTGCTGCTGCCGGGGGCATGGTCCCCGCGGCATTCGCATGGGGCCGCATCCTGATGGCAGGAGCAGGAAAAGAGGAAGACCTCTTCATGGCACGGACATACGGAAACCATGCCCGTTCCGCCTACGACGACCAGCAGAAGGGTGAGCAGCATAATGCCGTTGCGCAATGCTCTAACCATGGTATGCCGCGAATCCTAGAAAGGAGCGGGGGAAGCGTCAAGAGCAAAGTGGCGGATGTCGGAACCTTGAAGGAACCGGGCTGTTATTTCCCAGCCGCTTTACGGAGCAGGTCCACGGTGTGTTCAAAGGCTACGCCGCGCACGTCAATGATCTGGGAGTTTTCCGCTACGGCTCCGGTGATTTCCTCCTTGAATTTTCCGGCCTGTTCCTCCGTGAGCAGGTTTTTAGAGATCAGGGAGCGCGTAATGAGCTGGAGAACGTACTCCGTTTCCACAAAGGACTGGCGGCCTACCGCCTTTTTCATGGCTTCCATGAATTCGGGGGCGTGTTCAGGCGAGAGGGCCGCAACAGCTTTTTCATAAGCCTGTGCAAAGGTGTTCACCGGGGCCTTGGAAACTTCCGTCTTGGTCAGGTCAAAGCTGGATTGGTAGGCAAGGGCCCCTTCCTCCGCCAGTTGAAGGGCGTTCTTGCCGAATTTGTTGACGGCATTCATGTCCGCCCCTTTTTCCAGCAGCAGGGCTGCCACCTGGAAGTTGCCGCGCATGGCCGCCAGCATCAGCGGCGTAAAGCCGTTGCCCTCCCGGTTGTTGATGTCCGCCTTCTTTTCAATCAGCATGTCGGACAAGCGGTCCAGGCCGCTCCAGGACGCCCAGTGCAGGGCGGTCCATCCGTCCTTGTCCTTCTGGTCGATTTCCACGCGGGTATCTTCCAGCAGGCGTCCCAGGTAGGGCGCGCGCTTGGCTTCCAGCTTCAGTGTGGTTTCAATGTTGTTGTAGTTGGCATAGCACACCCACATGACGGGCGTCCTGCCGTGGGGGTCCGTCATGTTGACGAAGGCTTTTCCTTCCTTCGCCGCCAGTTGCTCCCCTTCTTCCAGAGTTTGGTCGAATTCCTTCATTCCCTTGACCCTGGCTTCCTGTTCCTCCTGTTCGGAGGAGGCATTGACTTCCTTGGCCTCCGCCTTTTTCATCACGGTGATGAGGTCCAGGGCCGGATTGGGGTCTCCGGAGAAGGATTTGGAAACCACCAGGCTGATGCCGCCCAAAATGGAACTGAAAGCCACCAGGATGAGGGAGTCCACAATGATGTTGCGCGTGTGCTGGTTCATCGTCTTGAGAGGTTAGGAGTTGGCTTCCGTGAGTTCTTCCGCCGTAACGGCGGGGTCCATTTCCGTTTCAATGGCCGCAATGAGCGGGGAGTCCGCATCTTCCTCCGGGTGGTCGGAGGTGATGGTCTTGCGGGTCATGATGATGGCAATGGGGCTGATGACGGCCATGGCCAGGTAAATGGTCCACATGAATTCGGGTGAATCCCAGAAGCCGATGTGCCCGGTATCCATTTTGGCGCAGATGCCGTCGTAGCAGAGGTAGGCGACCAGCAGGCCACCGATGATGCCGTTGATGGGCTTGGCAATGAACATGGGCAATGCCGCCAGGGACATGTAGGAGGCCACCTTGTCCTTGGGCGCCACACGGGCCACATATTCCGAGAAACGGGGAGAGAAAAGCAGTTCCCCGAACGCGAACACCAGAATCTGCGTCACAATGGCTACCAGATACGCCTGGGAGCGCGTTTCAATGCCGGGCACCACATAGTACCATTCAATGGGAATGGCCATGAAGACAAGGGAGAAAGCGGAAATGGACATGCCCACGATCATGAGGCTGACGGTGGAGAAGCGTCCCAGCACCGGAATGAGCAGGATAAGCCCGGAAACGATGATGGCCGGGTTGATGGCATTGATGGAGCCGATGGCAAAGTCATCATACAGGGTGCGAACGTAGTATTTGGGCATGACCAGGAATTGCAGCGTGAAGACGATGCGCACGCCCATGGTCAGCACCAGGAAGAGGATGAGCTTGCGGAAGGCTGATTCCTTCCACACTTCCCGGAAAAGCTGCAGGGGACGGCGGAGGGGCGCTTTCAGGTTAGCCTCCTTTTCACTGGGTTCCGCGTAATTGTCTTCGTCAATGAAGCGGGTGGTGATGCAGCCCAGCAGCACCATCAGCGTGCCGAAGTTGATGATCCAGTAGCCGCCGTCCACGGCGCCGAAGTGCTTGCGGAAGAATTCAATCAGGAATACGTTCGCGATCACGGCGGCGATGTTCATCAGCAGGTAATAGATATTGAACCCCGTGGCGCGCGCATTCAGCGGGGCGAAGCGCCGGATGGAGGTCTGGATGACGGGTGACATGAACGCCGTGCCGAAGGACATGATCAGAATCCCCGTCATGACCACCAGCCTCCCGGAGTCCACGGTGGGGCTCAGATCCGGCCCGAATCCCATGATGAGACGCCCGGCGATGAGGATGATGAAGCCGATCAGGTACGTGCGCCTTATGCCGATGATGTCGCAGATGGAACCCACCGCAAAGACGAAGGCGGAGATGAACAGGGTGTACAGCCCCACCCACAGGGCCGCGTCCGCATCGTTGAAACTGCAATAGTCCGTCAGGTAGAGGACAAATACCGTAATCAGGGAGAAGTAGGCCATGCCGTCAAAGAACTGGACGACGTTGGTGAGCCAGAAATCTTTGGATACGGTTTTTAGGATTTTGAACTCGGAAAAGTACTTGATGATAGGGTTGGCGGACTCGTTCATGCAGAAGAGAGTAAATTTTGACGACGGTGGAAGAGTGAGTTACCCGCACCCCCGTTTCAAGTTTTTTTCTCTCAAAAGCCGGATTAACCGGAAAAATGCGCGCCGCCGCCACGGCGCGTCCCCTATCTGGGCAGAATGCGCCGGAAGCCCGCCACATTGCACCATGACAGCGCCTTCAGGCATTGTTCCACGGCCATGGCGTCAGAGGGTAGCAGGGGCCACAGTCCGGCCTCTTTCAGCCCTGATTTGGCTATTTCCGCCGCTTTCCATTCACGGAACTGGGTAGGAAGGGCGGAGAAGGTGAAGAAGGCCCAGCAGGCCAGCCCGATAGCCAGCGCAATCTGGAACTTCAACAGCCCGGTGGCCAGCATCCCCAGCAGGATAAGAGCCGTGAAGAATGGAATCATCATGGCGCGGCCGGAGGCTGTCTTGCGGGCTTTGGCCGCCGCAG includes these proteins:
- a CDS encoding ankyrin repeat domain-containing protein; this encodes MNQHTRNIIVDSLILVAFSSILGGISLVVSKSFSGDPNPALDLITVMKKAEAKEVNASSEQEEQEARVKGMKEFDQTLEEGEQLAAKEGKAFVNMTDPHGRTPVMWVCYANYNNIETTLKLEAKRAPYLGRLLEDTRVEIDQKDKDGWTALHWASWSGLDRLSDMLIEKKADINNREGNGFTPLMLAAMRGNFQVAALLLEKGADMNAVNKFGKNALQLAEEGALAYQSSFDLTKTEVSKAPVNTFAQAYEKAVAALSPEHAPEFMEAMKKAVGRQSFVETEYVLQLITRSLISKNLLTEEQAGKFKEEITGAVAENSQIIDVRGVAFEHTVDLLRKAAGK
- a CDS encoding MFS transporter; translation: MNESANPIIKYFSEFKILKTVSKDFWLTNVVQFFDGMAYFSLITVFVLYLTDYCSFNDADAALWVGLYTLFISAFVFAVGSICDIIGIRRTYLIGFIILIAGRLIMGFGPDLSPTVDSGRLVVMTGILIMSFGTAFMSPVIQTSIRRFAPLNARATGFNIYYLLMNIAAVIANVFLIEFFRKHFGAVDGGYWIINFGTLMVLLGCITTRFIDEDNYAEPSEKEANLKAPLRRPLQLFREVWKESAFRKLILFLVLTMGVRIVFTLQFLVMPKYYVRTLYDDFAIGSINAINPAIIVSGLILLIPVLGRFSTVSLMIVGMSISAFSLVFMAIPIEWYYVVPGIETRSQAYLVAIVTQILVFAFGELLFSPRFSEYVARVAPKDKVASYMSLAALPMFIAKPINGIIGGLLVAYLCYDGICAKMDTGHIGFWDSPEFMWTIYLAMAVISPIAIIMTRKTITSDHPEEDADSPLIAAIETEMDPAVTAEELTEANS